One Oryzomonas sagensis genomic region harbors:
- a CDS encoding glycoside hydrolase family 108 protein → MADFTMAHAKAMGNEGGYANNPADAGGETYKGIARKSWPNWVGWKYVDGVKANTVPQPAYGTTAYRNYASHLNCCLAGLASLQQVVLDFYRRNFWDKYRLSEINDQSVAAWLYDHVVNGGARGAMWLQEAAGVTADGKVGPATIVAINAADPVELLQEAEDVAAFYRLDRAAADPSQVQFLPSWLRRDGVSAEEITQVMRAARDGLTYAEVAGLKEMIKARA, encoded by the coding sequence ATGGCTGATTTCACCATGGCGCACGCAAAGGCAATGGGTAATGAAGGCGGCTACGCCAACAACCCAGCTGACGCCGGCGGGGAGACCTACAAGGGCATTGCCCGCAAGTCCTGGCCGAATTGGGTCGGGTGGAAGTATGTGGATGGCGTCAAGGCCAATACCGTTCCGCAACCGGCCTACGGCACTACGGCGTATCGCAACTATGCCTCTCATTTGAACTGTTGTCTGGCTGGGCTCGCCTCTCTGCAACAGGTTGTGCTCGACTTCTATCGCCGAAATTTTTGGGACAAGTACCGTCTGTCCGAGATCAACGACCAGTCCGTGGCGGCCTGGCTTTACGATCACGTGGTCAACGGGGGAGCCAGGGGTGCCATGTGGCTGCAGGAGGCGGCCGGGGTGACGGCGGACGGCAAGGTGGGGCCAGCCACCATCGTGGCCATCAATGCCGCCGACCCCGTCGAGCTCCTGCAGGAGGCCGAGGACGTGGCCGCCTTCTATCGGCTGGACCGGGCCGCCGCCGATCCGTCACAGGTGCAGTTCCTCCCGTCCTGGCTCCGGCGCGACGGGGTGTCGGCTGAAGAGATCACGCAGGTCATGCGGGCCGCCAGGGACGGGCTGACCTATGCCGAGGTTGCCGGGCTCAAGGAGATGATCAAGGCGCGTGCCTGA
- a CDS encoding JAB domain-containing protein: MALDDLNAFADQVNSQNRDKTQALLNLQNVVGTDADAYAGSLRLAGYTQVPPLWSTPEIRADAERKAVAGDPAVAAMPPVTARFFANPDNAAVAHDDIGTFTRIEDLAKNGFGPRNNAPISTLRFGTDRDRAEADYFAKEYGTKPFQALQGGLGKLATRLAFPVAGAVDALSGGDYYKEFASQLYDRFSRIQEESAADPSRSFGGKVVRSVEELVPLVLSGGFGMAAIAGQATNDTYDNLTARGVDPDTSLALAMKSGMTAYAMTKLPFGGTSLANSLVRGATLNPAFGAIDRGLEKAGLDYAGYTGQAGAINLLDPEAMAHELAMGLLFGAHHALQTGRPVGGDGLLESLVPFYDRYRAARRADALTRIGTVVRESKANNRTPELVQRHLGDVAAEHAGIDNAYVPVERWNDLFRSSGLDPARVAGETLSDPGAYDEALTTGADIAIPFREFTGKLSRLEQYGELVKDARLSPVDVSLREAEARVQAVKANTDQGGGFVEALQGMAARSREAAKGAESYRRVYDDLVGQQASIGTERGAAEHNAHLVANAFRVLGERAGVDPYELYSNYHLKVTRPLGSEFAGDISANKFWQTNYGTGEVSSFGPVWRDLTHDAQGAVERLMKYQTGEAMAALHHPDVGDIDLVWGKEGTPEKEYKDGFGFAKIKIKHPEVAGDLQNILDTMSVVSRGKNRIRLESNDHQAVVRLDWDGKEKQWLLTEFEKDKEPGTGKRTGASSIDESDSPIHQALTDFIINSKTLSMATARTYPAAKDSDSVARTLLSNARSDGGNPTIKIVHPGDDVKALFQSVAGRLASDGVRELYQSARADVDNRDHVKKVVTGVLHSAITRIKTPADAAHIAFPLTKRAQEAAIAIVTDAKGNVLGVVQHSTGALDKTIMSPRDLLGVLHDFPGAAEVWFAHNHPTGDPEPSPADSETTSQMAALLDGSGITTRGMIVVGQDGGAVWTEGIGGRTKKIPLGSLNTDKERIHEITTYDREIVTLPSSEPFIYIEQAIDYARSLGAGASGLIIADAKIRPVSFVPMSVAEMAKLKTGDPATGSSAIMSAFHKGNGASMIMVIPALPGSLGAVRNVVTFGTLFGAPLIDVIETRSGISFDKTGRMPQAGGQFFQGGNAPVSHDFVPAPDGRYVFGEITPEIGKIIRRQSAPILLRSGDAKEGKTHIERPERLKQIQQEGYDSAEKLVDDVVTNCDAIYKGERGNLLLAKKGAKNTVIYVQLNPSRYGDYYDVKTAVVARGDFFDKKKPLWERAQTNPADNGSPMRNLSGQSGLYENILHQNREDVKRGYIRFDNNRTFEIGLLKDADLSTFIHESGHFFTEVLGDLAERSDAPRQIRDDYAALLAFAGVESRNDIGTEHHEKLARAFEAYLMEGRAPSVATRSLFQRMKAWLVGVYRDLTALHAPLTPEVREVFDRMLATDAEIGRMRGTQEMKPLFAAAGDAGMTPVEFELYRKETEQAGEQAKEQMLRKLMTEKSREQTSWWRDGLARLRDEVTAEAQEQPVYRALQEILTGRDFAGDATPGLKLDRAVLARMYGEDFLKRLPKGSATDYLYAVQGGAHPELVAERYGFTSADEMIRAMMAAPPLGDFVAAEAEARMRERHGDLMRDGRMADEALKAVHNDQWAGVLRTEIGALRRKGGENAHAVAVPPVAAFRQAAQERIAAKPVRTITPLLYLNGERTAAREALDLLGTGDFNRAAAARSRQLLNHFLYFEAVTALGEVDAIRTEAAHMADSATEGARDVYQTAKRPVEDAFEYDNKKASKGTRASQSGGSLEGLQDSKGITTLNQIISPCHYDVNIQVVPRTDAILTESGRMPADARSEMRGPGTRPFREQVEALLSRFGPAGAARDESLAPRESLRQFLDRLRRDEGIDLPVPATIRDEQSRTASYRDLTMDELRSVSATLHMIEHAAAVVNTARKGETQVPLGDAEKQLVEQLEASIPAGDAGGVDDSTLSFLGQIREHAPEIDIPIVRPEALFERMDGHATSGPWHDLLWNPCNDAAHHQNRVRKSLFPAIFALIRGARIDRSKGRTFIEGLGGSLAKDEIVAIALNCGNERNLNLLMRGGIRLRPDDSARELSPETLQEILGHLNADEIAVVNGVWKAIETLKPEVGALLRRQSGAVPVFMETRPLDIANGTLEGGFYPVTLDPRHADAGEKSADAALPSRMFLRDWVGNGGAEPLSLDLENGAVRHLDRIVTRITLGEFAAQAHRLLKLKGVKAAIADRLGEPAHKNLLDWVTTTLDRDTPGRAASARLEKTSRVLRTSASASIVAHQAADTVADIVTAASGGMQRLEVAHVVRGAFEYMRNPVAVHRFAVDASEYMCHLDHEIDRTMAGALDEPAGGDSTLDDVRRWVLESRAGAAKVAAMMVWISGYRAAQAKGMDGMDAVRDADMVSRSIPNADRTGELSAAERTAKAHELATLIGPAMVRYNDAAGVGHRVADQEVRGVNRADGTTPFICGMVATGIVQDVLKNRQLEANDSFLPWFLSRMVRGLFDAIPYVDELAGHGEGVTTGKPPDHAFVEVGSATYDAAQVTLHAIGGKSSPVAATAKSAQFAGIHTGLPVLQATGTGQYLDDLLTGDYAPSYAWSPATDIINNRRYKR, encoded by the coding sequence ATGGCGCTCGACGATCTGAATGCCTTTGCCGATCAGGTAAACAGCCAGAACAGGGATAAAACCCAGGCGCTGCTCAACCTGCAAAACGTTGTCGGCACCGATGCGGATGCCTACGCCGGCTCCTTGAGGCTGGCCGGATATACGCAGGTGCCTCCCCTGTGGTCCACCCCGGAGATCCGGGCCGATGCCGAACGAAAAGCGGTGGCCGGCGACCCCGCCGTGGCAGCCATGCCGCCCGTTACCGCCCGCTTCTTCGCCAACCCCGACAATGCCGCCGTGGCCCACGACGATATCGGCACGTTCACCCGGATTGAGGATCTGGCCAAAAACGGCTTCGGCCCCCGCAACAACGCCCCGATATCCACGTTGCGGTTCGGCACCGACCGTGACCGGGCGGAGGCGGATTACTTCGCGAAAGAGTACGGGACCAAACCCTTCCAGGCGCTCCAGGGTGGCCTCGGCAAGCTGGCGACCCGGCTGGCGTTCCCGGTGGCCGGCGCCGTGGATGCGTTGAGCGGCGGCGACTACTACAAGGAATTCGCCTCGCAGCTCTATGACCGGTTCAGCCGGATTCAAGAGGAGTCCGCCGCCGACCCGTCCCGGTCCTTCGGCGGCAAGGTGGTGCGGTCGGTCGAGGAGCTGGTCCCCCTGGTGCTGTCCGGCGGCTTCGGCATGGCAGCCATCGCCGGTCAGGCGACCAACGACACGTACGACAATCTGACCGCCCGGGGCGTTGACCCGGACACCTCCCTGGCCCTGGCCATGAAGTCCGGCATGACCGCCTACGCCATGACGAAACTGCCGTTCGGGGGCACGTCCCTGGCAAACAGTCTGGTCCGGGGGGCGACGCTCAACCCGGCCTTCGGGGCCATCGACCGCGGCCTGGAGAAAGCCGGGCTGGACTATGCCGGGTACACCGGGCAGGCCGGAGCCATCAACCTGCTCGACCCCGAGGCCATGGCCCACGAACTCGCCATGGGGCTCTTGTTCGGCGCCCATCATGCGCTCCAGACGGGGCGGCCGGTGGGCGGCGACGGCCTGCTGGAGTCCTTGGTGCCGTTCTACGACCGCTACCGTGCCGCACGCCGGGCGGATGCGCTTACCCGGATCGGCACGGTCGTCCGGGAGAGCAAGGCCAATAACCGTACCCCCGAGCTGGTGCAGCGGCATTTGGGCGATGTGGCCGCGGAACATGCGGGCATCGACAACGCCTATGTCCCGGTGGAGCGGTGGAACGACCTGTTTCGATCCAGCGGGCTCGATCCCGCCCGGGTGGCCGGGGAGACCCTCTCCGACCCCGGGGCGTATGACGAGGCGCTCACGACCGGGGCGGACATCGCGATCCCGTTTCGGGAGTTTACCGGGAAGCTCTCCCGGCTGGAACAGTACGGCGAGCTGGTGAAGGATGCCCGGCTGTCGCCGGTGGATGTCTCCCTGCGCGAGGCCGAGGCCCGGGTGCAGGCGGTGAAGGCAAACACCGACCAGGGTGGCGGCTTCGTGGAGGCGTTGCAAGGCATGGCTGCCCGGTCGCGGGAGGCGGCCAAGGGCGCCGAGTCGTACCGCAGGGTCTATGACGACCTGGTCGGCCAGCAGGCGAGCATCGGCACCGAGCGCGGCGCGGCGGAGCATAACGCCCACCTGGTCGCCAACGCCTTCCGGGTTTTGGGGGAACGCGCCGGCGTCGATCCGTATGAACTGTACTCGAACTACCATCTCAAGGTGACCCGGCCCCTGGGATCGGAGTTTGCCGGGGATATAAGCGCAAACAAATTTTGGCAAACGAACTATGGGACCGGCGAAGTTTCGAGTTTCGGGCCTGTCTGGCGTGACCTTACACATGATGCTCAAGGAGCTGTCGAGAGATTGATGAAGTACCAGACCGGCGAAGCAATGGCGGCCTTACATCATCCCGATGTTGGGGATATTGATCTTGTATGGGGAAAAGAAGGGACCCCGGAAAAAGAATACAAGGATGGGTTTGGTTTTGCAAAGATCAAGATCAAGCATCCTGAGGTTGCCGGCGATCTGCAAAATATTTTAGATACGATGTCGGTTGTAAGCAGAGGCAAAAACAGAATCCGTCTTGAATCAAACGATCATCAGGCTGTCGTTCGTCTGGATTGGGATGGGAAAGAAAAACAGTGGTTATTGACAGAGTTTGAAAAAGACAAAGAGCCTGGCACTGGAAAGAGGACGGGCGCTTCCAGTATTGACGAATCGGACTCTCCGATTCACCAGGCTCTTACTGATTTTATTATTAATTCGAAAACATTGTCGATGGCGACTGCACGGACGTATCCCGCCGCGAAAGATTCTGATTCGGTTGCCCGAACCCTGCTTTCTAACGCCCGTAGCGACGGCGGGAATCCTACTATCAAAATAGTTCACCCTGGGGATGATGTCAAGGCGCTGTTCCAGAGCGTTGCCGGTCGTCTTGCCTCCGATGGGGTCAGGGAGCTGTATCAGTCGGCCCGGGCTGATGTGGATAACCGGGACCATGTAAAAAAGGTCGTTACGGGCGTGCTTCATTCCGCAATCACCAGAATCAAAACCCCTGCCGACGCCGCCCACATCGCTTTCCCCCTTACCAAACGGGCGCAAGAAGCGGCTATTGCCATCGTGACCGATGCAAAGGGCAACGTCCTCGGGGTTGTCCAGCATTCCACCGGCGCGCTGGACAAAACCATCATGTCGCCGAGGGATCTCCTTGGGGTGCTCCACGACTTCCCCGGCGCCGCCGAAGTCTGGTTTGCCCACAATCATCCGACCGGCGACCCTGAGCCGTCTCCCGCCGATAGCGAGACAACCTCACAGATGGCCGCGTTGCTCGATGGCTCGGGGATTACAACACGAGGGATGATTGTCGTCGGTCAGGATGGGGGAGCGGTTTGGACCGAGGGGATCGGCGGCAGGACTAAGAAGATACCGCTCGGTTCATTGAACACGGACAAAGAACGCATCCATGAAATAACTACCTATGACCGGGAGATTGTCACATTACCGTCATCGGAGCCCTTTATTTATATCGAACAGGCGATCGATTATGCCAGGTCGCTTGGGGCCGGCGCCTCCGGGCTCATTATCGCCGACGCCAAAATCCGGCCGGTTTCCTTTGTCCCCATGTCCGTCGCGGAGATGGCCAAGCTGAAAACCGGCGACCCCGCGACAGGATCGTCGGCGATTATGTCCGCCTTTCACAAGGGGAACGGCGCGTCGATGATCATGGTTATCCCCGCTCTTCCCGGCAGCCTGGGCGCGGTGCGGAATGTGGTCACCTTCGGCACCCTGTTCGGCGCGCCATTGATCGACGTTATCGAGACCAGGAGCGGAATTTCTTTCGACAAAACCGGTCGCATGCCTCAGGCCGGAGGACAATTTTTTCAGGGGGGCAATGCCCCGGTATCTCACGATTTTGTACCTGCGCCTGACGGGAGATATGTATTTGGGGAGATCACACCGGAAATTGGGAAAATTATAAGGAGACAATCAGCTCCTATATTACTGAGGTCTGGTGATGCAAAAGAAGGTAAGACCCATATTGAGCGTCCCGAGAGATTAAAACAGATTCAGCAAGAAGGGTATGATTCAGCGGAAAAACTCGTTGATGATGTAGTCACTAATTGTGACGCCATATACAAAGGTGAAAGAGGTAACCTGCTGCTGGCAAAGAAAGGAGCAAAAAACACCGTAATTTATGTGCAACTCAATCCTTCAAGATATGGTGATTATTATGATGTGAAAACAGCGGTTGTGGCGAGAGGTGATTTTTTTGATAAGAAAAAACCGCTTTGGGAAAGGGCGCAGACCAATCCAGCCGATAACGGCTCCCCTATGCGCAATCTGTCGGGCCAAAGCGGTCTTTATGAGAATATTCTCCATCAAAACCGCGAGGATGTCAAGCGCGGCTACATCCGTTTCGACAATAACCGCACTTTCGAGATCGGCCTGCTGAAGGACGCCGACCTCTCCACCTTCATCCACGAATCCGGCCACTTCTTCACCGAGGTCCTGGGCGATCTGGCCGAGCGCTCCGACGCCCCCCGGCAGATCAGGGATGATTACGCCGCCCTGCTCGCGTTCGCCGGGGTGGAATCCCGCAACGACATCGGGACGGAGCACCACGAGAAGCTCGCCCGTGCCTTCGAGGCGTACCTCATGGAGGGGCGCGCCCCGAGTGTGGCGACGCGCTCCCTGTTCCAGCGCATGAAAGCCTGGTTGGTCGGCGTCTACAGGGATTTGACCGCCCTCCATGCCCCATTGACTCCCGAGGTCCGGGAGGTGTTCGACCGCATGCTGGCCACCGACGCCGAGATCGGGCGGATGCGCGGCACGCAGGAGATGAAACCGCTCTTTGCCGCGGCCGGGGATGCCGGGATGACCCCGGTCGAGTTTGAATTGTACCGGAAAGAAACCGAACAGGCCGGCGAACAGGCAAAGGAACAGATGCTGCGCAAGCTGATGACCGAGAAGAGCCGGGAACAAACGTCGTGGTGGCGGGACGGACTGGCCAGGCTCCGGGACGAGGTGACGGCTGAGGCTCAGGAACAGCCGGTGTACCGGGCGTTGCAGGAGATTCTTACAGGGAGGGACTTTGCCGGGGACGCCACGCCGGGACTGAAACTGGACCGGGCCGTGCTGGCGCGGATGTACGGCGAAGATTTCCTGAAACGGCTGCCCAAGGGGAGCGCCACGGACTACCTCTACGCAGTTCAGGGGGGCGCGCACCCGGAACTGGTGGCGGAACGCTACGGCTTCACATCGGCCGACGAGATGATCCGCGCCATGATGGCGGCCCCGCCCCTGGGGGATTTCGTTGCCGCCGAGGCCGAGGCGCGCATGCGGGAGCGGCACGGCGACCTGATGCGGGACGGCCGCATGGCCGACGAGGCGCTGAAGGCGGTGCACAACGACCAATGGGCCGGGGTGCTGCGGACCGAGATCGGGGCGCTACGCAGGAAAGGTGGCGAGAATGCCCATGCCGTTGCCGTCCCTCCGGTGGCGGCCTTCCGGCAGGCGGCGCAAGAGCGGATCGCCGCCAAGCCGGTGAGGACAATCACCCCGCTCCTCTACCTGAACGGGGAGCGCACGGCGGCCCGTGAGGCCCTCGACCTGCTCGGCACGGGGGACTTCAACAGGGCGGCCGCTGCCAGGAGCCGCCAGTTGCTGAATCATTTCCTCTACTTCGAGGCGGTCACGGCCCTGGGGGAGGTAGATGCAATTCGGACAGAGGCCGCTCACATGGCTGACAGTGCCACCGAAGGTGCACGGGATGTGTATCAGACGGCCAAGCGGCCTGTCGAGGATGCTTTTGAATATGACAACAAGAAAGCCTCCAAGGGTACACGCGCCAGCCAGAGTGGCGGCTCCCTTGAAGGCCTTCAGGACAGCAAGGGTATTACTACCCTTAACCAAATTATCTCACCATGCCACTATGATGTCAATATTCAGGTAGTGCCTCGGACCGATGCGATCCTGACCGAGTCTGGCCGCATGCCTGCCGACGCCAGGTCTGAGATGCGCGGGCCGGGTACTCGTCCCTTCCGGGAGCAGGTGGAAGCGCTCCTCTCCCGCTTCGGACCGGCCGGCGCGGCCCGCGACGAGTCGTTGGCCCCGCGGGAGAGTCTGCGACAATTCCTTGACCGCTTGCGGCGGGACGAGGGGATCGACCTGCCGGTCCCGGCCACCATCCGGGACGAACAGAGCAGGACGGCGAGCTACCGGGATCTGACCATGGATGAACTGCGTTCAGTTTCTGCAACGCTGCATATGATCGAGCATGCCGCGGCTGTTGTCAACACGGCCCGCAAGGGTGAGACCCAGGTTCCGCTCGGGGATGCAGAAAAACAACTGGTGGAGCAACTGGAAGCCTCCATCCCCGCCGGTGATGCGGGGGGCGTGGATGATTCCACCCTGTCGTTTCTCGGCCAGATCCGGGAGCACGCCCCGGAAATCGACATCCCCATCGTCCGGCCCGAAGCCCTTTTCGAGCGCATGGATGGGCATGCCACCTCCGGCCCATGGCACGACCTCCTCTGGAATCCCTGCAACGATGCCGCTCATCACCAGAACCGGGTCCGGAAGTCGCTATTCCCCGCCATCTTTGCCCTGATCAGGGGCGCAAGGATCGACCGAAGCAAGGGCAGAACATTCATTGAGGGGTTGGGAGGGAGTCTGGCCAAAGACGAGATCGTGGCCATTGCTCTGAATTGCGGCAATGAGCGCAATCTGAACCTGCTGATGCGCGGTGGAATCCGCTTACGGCCTGACGACAGCGCCAGGGAGCTGTCACCGGAGACGCTTCAGGAAATCCTTGGGCATCTGAACGCCGACGAGATTGCGGTGGTGAACGGGGTTTGGAAGGCCATTGAAACCCTGAAGCCGGAGGTAGGGGCACTACTGCGCAGGCAGAGCGGCGCGGTGCCGGTCTTTATGGAGACCAGGCCCCTGGATATCGCCAACGGTACCCTCGAGGGGGGCTTCTATCCGGTCACACTTGATCCGCGCCATGCCGATGCCGGGGAGAAGTCAGCGGACGCCGCGCTGCCGTCCCGGATGTTCCTCCGGGATTGGGTGGGGAATGGGGGCGCGGAGCCGCTCTCCCTGGACCTGGAGAACGGCGCGGTTCGCCACCTGGACCGGATCGTCACCCGGATCACCCTCGGGGAGTTCGCCGCCCAGGCCCACCGACTGTTGAAGCTGAAGGGCGTGAAGGCCGCGATCGCTGACCGCCTGGGTGAACCGGCCCACAAGAACCTGTTGGACTGGGTGACCACTACTCTCGACCGGGATACCCCGGGGCGCGCCGCGTCAGCCCGGCTGGAAAAGACCAGCCGGGTGCTGCGCACCAGTGCCTCCGCCAGCATCGTTGCCCATCAGGCGGCCGACACGGTGGCCGATATCGTGACCGCTGCCTCCGGGGGCATGCAGCGCCTGGAGGTGGCCCACGTGGTGCGCGGAGCATTCGAGTATATGCGCAATCCCGTGGCCGTACACCGTTTTGCCGTTGATGCCTCCGAGTATATGTGCCATCTGGACCACGAAATCGACCGCACCATGGCCGGGGCGCTCGATGAACCGGCCGGTGGGGACTCTACTCTGGACGACGTGCGGCGCTGGGTCCTGGAGAGCCGGGCGGGGGCCGCCAAGGTCGCGGCCATGATGGTATGGATCTCCGGCTACCGGGCGGCCCAGGCCAAAGGCATGGACGGCATGGATGCCGTACGTGATGCCGACATGGTGTCCCGCTCGATCCCGAATGCTGACCGGACCGGCGAACTTTCGGCCGCGGAGCGCACCGCAAAAGCGCACGAACTGGCCACGCTCATCGGCCCGGCCATGGTGCGCTACAACGACGCGGCCGGCGTCGGCCATCGTGTCGCCGACCAGGAGGTACGTGGGGTAAACCGGGCCGATGGCACCACGCCCTTTATCTGCGGTATGGTGGCGACCGGCATTGTGCAGGACGTCCTGAAAAATCGCCAACTCGAGGCGAACGACAGCTTCCTCCCCTGGTTCCTGTCGCGCATGGTCCGGGGGCTCTTTGACGCCATCCCGTATGTGGACGAACTGGCCGGACACGGGGAAGGGGTAACCACGGGAAAGCCGCCAGACCATGCATTCGTGGAGGTGGGCTCGGCCACCTATGACGCGGCGCAGGTCACGCTGCACGCCATCGGCGGCAAAAGCAGCCCGGTAGCCGCGACCGCCAAATCGGCTCAATTTGCCGGTATCCATACCGGCTTGCCGGTACTCCAGGCGACCGGCACCGGCCAGTACCTGGACGACCTGCTGACCGGGGATTACGCCCCCAGCTATGCCTGGAGCCCGGCCACGGATATTATCAACAACAGGAGGTACAAACGATGA
- a CDS encoding amino acid ABC transporter substrate-binding protein, with amino-acid sequence MKLIRDILTGIDGQTYDNIRVGIAAALVTAIGAIITQLVKGQPVDLLAFGGAVAAILGAGGFGIGQKAHTEPGGEP; translated from the coding sequence ATGAAATTAATTCGGGACATTCTGACCGGCATCGACGGCCAGACGTATGACAACATCAGGGTGGGGATCGCCGCCGCCCTGGTCACGGCCATTGGCGCCATCATCACGCAGTTGGTGAAGGGACAGCCGGTGGACCTGCTCGCGTTCGGGGGAGCGGTTGCCGCGATCCTGGGGGCCGGAGGTTTCGGTATTGGGCAGAAAGCCCATACCGAGCCGGGTGGGGAACCATGA